One window from the genome of Oryctolagus cuniculus chromosome 1, mOryCun1.1, whole genome shotgun sequence encodes:
- the LOC100348626 gene encoding olfactory receptor 51A4-like isoform X2 gives MSILNISEIEISTFYLVGFPGLESANIWISIPICLVYIIAILGNCTILFFIKTEPSLHEPMYYFLSMLALSDLGLSFSSLPTMLRIFLFNAPGISLDACFAQEFFIHGFSAMESSVLLIMSFDRFIAICNPLRYTTILTSARVTQIGLAFSLKNFLLILPFPITLKHLRYCKKNLLSHAYCLHQDVMKLACSDNKVNVIYGLFVALSGILDITFIFMSYVMILKAVLSIASQKERFKVLNTCVSHVCAVLIFYVPIISLSVIYRLSKHSSPISRILMADVFLLVPPLMNPIVYCVKSQQIRSLIVGKLRQK, from the coding sequence ATGTCCATACTCAACATCTCTGAGATTGAAATCTCTACTTTCTATTTAGTTGGGTTCCCAGGGTTGGAATCTGCCAATATTTGGATTTCTATCCCCATTTGTCTTGTGTACATCATTGCTATCCTGGGAAACTGTACCATcctatttttcataaaaacagaGCCTTCTTTGCATGAGCCCATGTACTATTTCCTCTCCATGTTGGCTCTCTCTGACCTAggactttccttctcttctctccctacCATGCTGAGAATTTTCTTGTTCAATGCTCCAGGAATTTCTCTTGATGCCTGCTTTGCGCAAGAGTTTTTCATCCATGGATTCTCAGCTATGGAGTCTTCTGTGCTTCTCATTATGTCTTTTGATCGCTTCATTGCCATCTGCAACCCTCTGAGATATACCACCATTCTTACCAGTGCCAGAGTCACTCAAATTGGACTTGCCTtttctctcaaaaattttttgttgATTCTTCCTTTTCCTATCACTTTAAAACATCTAAGATACTGTAAGAAGAACCTCCTGTCCCATGCCTACTGCCTCCATCAGGATGTCATGAAGCTGGCCTGCTCTGACAACAAGGTCAATGTCATCTATGGCTTATTTGTGGCTCTCTCAGGCATCTTAGacataacatttattttcatgtccTATGTGATGATACTGAAAGCAGTGTTAAGCATAGCATCCCAAAAGGAAAGGTTCAAGGTCCTCAACACCTGTGTTTCCCACGTCTGTGCTGTGCTCATCTTCTACGTGCCTAttatctccctttctgtcatcTACCGGTTATCCAAACACAGTTCTCCAATCAGCAGAATCCTTATGGCTGATGTTTTCCTCCTGGTGCCTCCACTGATGAACCCCATTGTGTACTGTGTGAAGAGTCAGCAGATAAGAAGCCTGATTGTAGGGAAACTGCGCCAGAAGTAA
- the LOC100348626 gene encoding olfactory receptor 51A4-like isoform X1, whose translation MSILNISEIEISTFYLVGFPGLESANIWISIPICLVYIIAILGNCTILFFIKTEPSLHEPMYYFLSMLALSDLGLSFSSLPTMLRIFLFNAPGISLDACFAQEFFIHGFSAMESSVLLIMSFDRFIAICNPLRYTTILTSARVTQIGLAFSLKNFLLILPFPITLKHLRYCKKNLLSHAYCLHQDVMKLACSDNKVNVIYGLFVALSGILDITFIFMSYVMILKAVLSIASQKERFKVLNTCVSHVCAVLIFYVPIISLSVIYRLSKHSSPISRILMADVFLLVPPLMNPIVYCVKSQQIRMRVVAKLCKKQI comes from the coding sequence ATGTCCATACTCAACATCTCTGAGATTGAAATCTCTACTTTCTATTTAGTTGGGTTCCCAGGGTTGGAATCTGCCAATATTTGGATTTCTATCCCCATTTGTCTTGTGTACATCATTGCTATCCTGGGAAACTGTACCATcctatttttcataaaaacagaGCCTTCTTTGCATGAGCCCATGTACTATTTCCTCTCCATGTTGGCTCTCTCTGACCTAggactttccttctcttctctccctacCATGCTGAGAATTTTCTTGTTCAATGCTCCAGGAATTTCTCTTGATGCCTGCTTTGCGCAAGAGTTTTTCATCCATGGATTCTCAGCTATGGAGTCTTCTGTGCTTCTCATTATGTCTTTTGATCGCTTCATTGCCATCTGCAACCCTCTGAGATATACCACCATTCTTACCAGTGCCAGAGTCACTCAAATTGGACTTGCCTtttctctcaaaaattttttgttgATTCTTCCTTTTCCTATCACTTTAAAACATCTAAGATACTGTAAGAAGAACCTCCTGTCCCATGCCTACTGCCTCCATCAGGATGTCATGAAGCTGGCCTGCTCTGACAACAAGGTCAATGTCATCTATGGCTTATTTGTGGCTCTCTCAGGCATCTTAGacataacatttattttcatgtccTATGTGATGATACTGAAAGCAGTGTTAAGCATAGCATCCCAAAAGGAAAGGTTCAAGGTCCTCAACACCTGTGTTTCCCACGTCTGTGCTGTGCTCATCTTCTACGTGCCTAttatctccctttctgtcatcTACCGGTTATCCAAACACAGTTCTCCAATCAGCAGAATCCTTATGGCTGATGTTTTCCTCCTGGTGCCTCCACTGATGAACCCCATTGTGTACTGTGTGAAGAGTCAGCAGATAAGAA